The Sphingomonas sp. So64.6b genome includes a region encoding these proteins:
- a CDS encoding potassium channel family protein, translated as MRRLPPILDRRLALRRKGATPPWLSLLFRVALAFALIGVALAIFWFDRGGLRDNTDGAISFTDVVYFTIITITSVGYGDIVPVSDQARMFDSFLVTPIRLFVWLIFLGTAYDFLLKGVWERWRMKVIQQKLRGHVVVVGYGTSGTEAVNELIRRGTDASSIVVIDDSPAALEAAQDCGVTIIDADATRNATLDAVQVARASALIVAAGRDDTSILIVLTARRLAPDVPISVIIRSEDNEALARQAGANTVINPASFAGLLLAGSTHGPHIADYLADLAASDGRVALHERRVTPDEVGKPLSAITTGVGLRVYRGDDCYGCWEPEADRLLAGDLLIEIVPKGEAQTGIAAPA; from the coding sequence ATGCGCCGCCTGCCGCCGATCCTCGACCGCCGTCTGGCGCTGCGCCGCAAGGGCGCGACGCCGCCCTGGCTGTCCTTGCTGTTCCGCGTCGCGCTCGCCTTCGCGCTGATCGGGGTCGCGCTGGCGATCTTCTGGTTCGACCGCGGTGGCCTGCGCGACAATACCGATGGCGCGATCAGCTTCACCGACGTGGTCTATTTCACCATCATCACGATCACCTCGGTCGGTTATGGCGATATCGTGCCGGTGTCGGATCAGGCGCGCATGTTCGACAGCTTCCTGGTCACGCCGATCCGGTTGTTCGTGTGGCTGATCTTCCTTGGCACGGCGTATGATTTCCTGCTCAAGGGCGTGTGGGAGAGATGGCGGATGAAAGTGATCCAGCAGAAACTGCGCGGCCATGTCGTGGTCGTCGGTTACGGCACCAGCGGGACGGAGGCGGTCAATGAACTGATCCGCCGCGGCACCGACGCGTCGTCGATCGTGGTGATCGACGATTCTCCCGCCGCGCTGGAGGCGGCGCAGGACTGCGGCGTCACCATCATCGACGCCGATGCCACGCGCAACGCCACGCTCGATGCGGTGCAGGTGGCGCGGGCCAGCGCGCTGATCGTCGCCGCCGGGCGCGACGACACCTCGATCCTGATCGTGCTGACCGCGCGCCGCCTCGCCCCCGATGTGCCGATCAGCGTGATCATCCGGTCGGAGGATAACGAAGCGCTGGCGCGTCAGGCCGGGGCCAACACCGTGATCAACCCGGCAAGCTTTGCCGGCCTGCTGCTCGCCGGGTCGACCCACGGCCCGCACATCGCCGATTACCTTGCCGATCTCGCCGCCTCGGATGGCCGCGTTGCGCTGCACGAACGCCGCGTGACGCCGGACGAAGTGGGCAAGCCCTTGTCCGCGATCACCACCGGGGTGGGCCTGCGCGTCTATCGCGGCGATGATTGCTATGGCTGCTGGGAACCGGAGGCCGACCGGCTTCTGGCCGGCGACCTGCTGATCGAGATCGTGCCGAAGGGCGAAGCGCAGACCGGCATCGCCGCCCCCGCCTGA
- a CDS encoding PHB depolymerase family esterase has protein sequence MRHAPGSGGPLQALTGFGSNPGDLKAWTYVPAEMPPAAPLVVVLHGCTQSAADYDLGSGWSALADRHGFALLYPEQQRSNNPNLCFNWFVPGDVRRDGGEACSIHQMVDHVVRALRLDAGRVFITGLSAGGAMTAAMLATYPEIFAGGAVIAGLPFATAKNVSEALQRMQGHGEASATELGRRVMAASPYEGPWPSLSVWHGDADRTVSPGNMEALIGQWRAVQDLPATPSSTESAGRETRRRWTDASGAVRIEAIGIAGMGHGTPIATGPDGCGVARPHILDVGISSTRRIAGFWGIAASEGVKVGVLKPAVTAPAGVIAELRATRPHGIAPIPAALSGVAKVIDDALRAAGLVR, from the coding sequence ATGCGACATGCACCAGGTTCCGGCGGACCGCTTCAGGCACTGACCGGCTTCGGTTCGAACCCGGGCGACCTCAAGGCGTGGACCTATGTCCCGGCGGAAATGCCGCCCGCCGCGCCGCTGGTGGTCGTGTTGCATGGCTGTACCCAGAGTGCGGCCGACTATGATCTTGGATCCGGCTGGTCGGCGCTGGCCGACCGCCATGGCTTCGCCTTGCTCTATCCCGAGCAGCAACGATCCAACAATCCGAACCTCTGCTTCAACTGGTTCGTGCCCGGCGATGTGCGCCGCGATGGCGGAGAGGCATGCTCGATCCACCAGATGGTCGATCATGTCGTGCGCGCGTTGCGGCTGGACGCCGGGCGGGTGTTTATCACCGGCCTGTCCGCCGGCGGCGCGATGACCGCCGCCATGCTCGCCACCTATCCCGAGATATTCGCCGGCGGCGCGGTGATCGCCGGGCTGCCCTTTGCGACCGCGAAGAATGTTTCCGAGGCGCTGCAGCGCATGCAGGGGCACGGCGAAGCGTCGGCGACGGAGCTTGGCCGGCGCGTCATGGCGGCCTCCCCATATGAAGGGCCATGGCCGTCACTGTCGGTGTGGCATGGCGACGCCGACCGGACGGTGTCGCCGGGCAATATGGAGGCGTTGATCGGACAATGGCGGGCGGTGCAGGACCTTCCGGCAACGCCGTCATCGACGGAGAGTGCCGGCCGGGAGACGCGGCGACGCTGGACCGACGCGAGCGGCGCGGTGAGGATCGAGGCGATCGGCATTGCCGGGATGGGGCATGGCACGCCGATTGCGACAGGGCCTGACGGATGTGGCGTGGCGCGGCCGCATATTTTGGATGTGGGGATTAGTTCGACGCGGCGGATTGCGGGGTTTTGGGGGATTGCGGCGAGTGAGGGGGTGAAGGTTGGGGTGTTGAAGCCGGCCGTGACGGCACCTGCTGGGGTGATTGCGGAGCTGCGTGCTACGCGGCCTCACGGTATAGCGCCCATTCCTGCCGCGCTGAGCGGTGTGGCGAAGGTTATTGACGACGCTTTGCGGGCGGCGGGGTTGGTTCGGTAG
- a CDS encoding ABC transporter ATP-binding protein yields MLRLTNVGKAYGPPTQPIPVLKDVSFSIPRGAFCAVLGPSGSGKSTLLNIVGLLDKPDTGQLMLDDIVVDYSSARDAARLRNAMLGFVFQSFQLLPRLSAWQNVALPLLYRGIPRERRKAAALTMLDRVGLADRSHHHPTELSGGQRQRVALARALIGEPSLILADEPTGSLDSVTAVEVMELLRHLNRSLEVTILMVTHDRDLAAQCDRQIEFLDGRIVSDSLSPAAKRPMTA; encoded by the coding sequence ATGCTGCGACTGACCAATGTCGGAAAAGCCTATGGACCGCCGACACAGCCGATCCCGGTGCTGAAGGACGTGTCGTTTTCGATTCCGCGCGGCGCGTTTTGTGCTGTTCTTGGGCCCTCGGGTTCGGGCAAGAGCACGTTACTCAATATCGTCGGCCTGCTCGACAAGCCCGATACCGGACAGCTCATGCTTGACGACATAGTGGTGGATTATTCGTCGGCGCGGGACGCGGCGCGGCTGCGCAACGCCATGCTCGGTTTCGTCTTCCAGTCGTTCCAGTTGCTTCCCCGCCTGTCCGCCTGGCAGAATGTCGCGCTGCCCCTCCTCTATCGCGGCATTCCGCGCGAGCGGCGCAAGGCTGCGGCGCTGACCATGCTGGACCGTGTCGGGCTTGCCGATCGCAGCCATCACCACCCGACCGAGCTGTCCGGCGGCCAGCGGCAGCGCGTGGCGCTGGCGCGGGCGCTGATCGGAGAGCCGAGCCTGATCCTGGCCGACGAACCGACCGGCAGCCTCGATAGCGTGACCGCGGTCGAAGTGATGGAATTGTTGCGGCACCTGAACCGCAGCCTGGAGGTCACGATCCTGATGGTCACGCACGATCGCGACCTGGCCGCGCAATGCGATCGTCAGATCGAGTTTCTCGACGGCCGGATCGTATCCGACAGCCTGTCACCCGCGGCGAAACGGCCGATGACGGCATGA
- a CDS encoding TonB-dependent receptor — MRDSLRGYLFSATAVIAVLAQPSAAAARAQVYRFNIPSQALGNALKAFGETSRQQIIFDATAVNGKKSPALVGSYSKDEALSRLLANTGLGVTTGKSGVLIVRPTAATPEPVQSRPVAGNAPTTPAAELDDNSDIIVTAQKKEESLKDVPIAITAFSKQSLDDHKIESGSELLRAVPNVNFSKGNFSMYNFSIRGIGTKAISASSDPAVAVSFNNTPLIRNRLFESEFFDLQRVEVLRGPQGTLYGRNATGGVVNIIPALPSDTLEGEAKAEVGSYDTTRLSGMLNVPLGDTLAVRVAGAMTKRDGFDFNTFTQKRVNDRDLWSTRGSVQWEPSDRFKANAIWQHFEEEDHRSRTGKQLCARDEGPEMVGSTVVPEALRPRISQGCMAVSLYDDRSFGAPNGNILGYVVLPSLLIDVAYDPNTFETVKGIVPGDPYGNVVQSRNLREIATSYDPVFRAKNDVFQLNLEFKFSDSLKLISQTAYARDRYYSSQDYNRFVSSPVFSDTRGLVDIFGNPIGAGPTPGGFFTDPQLGTSNRILSADLSRSRNDQWTQEIRLQSSFNGPFNFSFGANYLHFKSQDDYYVFNNLFTYAAQNFYNRVGDTFNAPCPAGTSDRDCIYIDPNPIGSVNDQGHNYFLSRNIVKTESWAVFGEAYWNVADNIKITAGLRFTKDNKTATPVPSQLLLGGAPDLGNSGGYTNSGYPALPNIEQKWGRPTGRLVVDWKPNLSFTDDTLIYASASHGYKGGGANPPRADINPRVVQYQPLATTFKPEYVNAFEIGTKNSFADGKLSLNATAFFYDYKDYQVSQIVDRISLNENFDAQSWGLEFEAAWRPSRAFRIDTNLGYLRTRLKKGARSIDVMNRTQGNSDWVVLRPWIQVPSNCIAPREHVEAILNSPFVGSGLDVLMLGALCGGSRGFGSFDPNVETGLHYDQFLGFTYNPLTDAPNGGRGFYADLEGNELPNAPRLTFNVGAQYTFFIDDWNLTFRGDYYRQSASWGRVYNTAYDRLKPWDNTNLAITFARPESDLAFQFYIKNVFNNTPISDFFTNSDDTGLSTNVFTLDPRIIGFSVSKRF; from the coding sequence ATGCGGGATTCCTTGCGTGGTTATCTTTTCTCGGCGACGGCGGTCATCGCGGTCCTTGCGCAGCCTTCGGCTGCCGCGGCGCGAGCCCAAGTTTATCGCTTCAATATCCCGTCACAGGCCCTGGGTAACGCGCTGAAGGCATTCGGCGAAACGTCGCGGCAGCAGATCATCTTCGACGCCACCGCGGTCAACGGCAAGAAAAGCCCGGCGCTGGTCGGCAGCTACAGCAAGGACGAGGCGCTCTCGCGCCTGCTCGCCAATACGGGACTGGGCGTGACGACCGGCAAGTCGGGCGTGCTGATCGTCCGGCCGACGGCCGCCACGCCGGAGCCGGTGCAGAGCCGGCCAGTCGCGGGAAACGCGCCAACCACGCCCGCCGCCGAGCTCGATGACAATAGCGACATCATCGTGACCGCGCAGAAGAAGGAAGAATCGCTGAAGGACGTACCAATCGCGATCACCGCCTTTTCCAAACAATCGCTCGACGACCACAAGATCGAAAGTGGCTCCGAATTGCTGCGCGCCGTGCCCAACGTCAATTTCTCGAAGGGCAATTTCAGCATGTATAATTTCTCGATCCGCGGGATCGGAACCAAGGCGATTTCGGCGTCGAGCGACCCGGCGGTGGCGGTCAGCTTCAACAACACCCCGCTGATCCGCAACCGCCTGTTCGAATCCGAATTCTTCGATCTGCAGCGCGTCGAGGTGCTGCGCGGGCCGCAGGGCACGCTCTATGGCCGCAACGCGACCGGCGGCGTGGTCAACATCATTCCGGCGCTGCCCAGCGACACGCTCGAAGGCGAGGCCAAGGCCGAGGTCGGCAGCTACGACACGACCCGATTGAGCGGCATGCTCAACGTGCCGCTCGGCGACACGCTTGCCGTCCGCGTCGCCGGCGCGATGACCAAACGCGACGGCTTCGATTTCAACACCTTCACCCAAAAACGCGTCAACGATCGCGATCTCTGGTCGACCCGCGGCTCAGTGCAATGGGAACCGAGCGACCGGTTCAAGGCCAATGCCATCTGGCAGCATTTCGAGGAGGAGGACCATCGCTCGCGCACCGGCAAGCAGCTTTGCGCGCGCGACGAGGGCCCCGAGATGGTCGGCAGCACCGTGGTACCGGAAGCGCTCCGTCCGCGCATCAGCCAGGGATGTATGGCCGTCTCGCTGTATGACGACAGGTCTTTCGGCGCACCCAACGGCAATATCCTGGGCTACGTCGTCCTTCCGTCACTGCTGATCGACGTGGCCTATGACCCGAACACCTTCGAGACGGTCAAGGGCATTGTGCCGGGGGATCCCTATGGGAACGTCGTGCAATCGCGCAATCTACGGGAGATCGCGACCAGCTATGATCCGGTTTTCCGGGCGAAGAACGACGTTTTCCAGCTCAACCTTGAATTCAAGTTCAGCGATTCACTAAAGCTCATCTCGCAAACCGCCTATGCTCGAGATCGCTATTATTCCTCTCAGGACTATAACCGCTTCGTTTCCAGTCCGGTGTTTTCCGATACTCGGGGACTGGTCGATATCTTCGGCAATCCGATCGGCGCAGGGCCGACGCCCGGCGGTTTTTTTACCGACCCGCAGCTCGGCACCTCAAATCGGATTCTGTCCGCCGACTTAAGCCGCTCGCGCAACGACCAATGGACGCAGGAGATTCGGCTACAATCATCTTTCAATGGACCGTTTAACTTCAGCTTCGGAGCCAACTATCTCCATTTTAAATCGCAGGACGATTATTACGTCTTCAACAACCTTTTTACCTATGCCGCGCAGAATTTTTACAATCGTGTCGGAGATACTTTCAACGCCCCGTGCCCGGCCGGAACATCCGACAGAGACTGCATTTATATCGACCCGAATCCGATTGGCTCGGTAAATGACCAGGGCCATAACTATTTCCTGAGCCGCAATATCGTAAAGACCGAGTCATGGGCGGTGTTCGGCGAGGCCTATTGGAACGTCGCGGATAACATCAAGATTACCGCCGGTTTGCGCTTTACCAAGGATAACAAGACAGCCACACCAGTCCCCAGCCAACTCTTGCTGGGTGGCGCGCCCGATCTGGGCAATAGCGGCGGTTACACAAACAGCGGTTACCCCGCGCTTCCCAACATCGAGCAGAAATGGGGCCGTCCGACGGGACGGCTGGTGGTCGACTGGAAGCCCAATCTGTCGTTCACTGACGATACGCTGATCTATGCGTCGGCCTCGCACGGCTACAAGGGCGGAGGCGCCAATCCGCCTCGTGCCGATATCAATCCTCGCGTCGTCCAGTATCAGCCGCTCGCGACGACCTTCAAACCCGAATATGTCAACGCGTTCGAAATCGGCACCAAGAACAGTTTTGCGGATGGCAAGCTGAGCCTCAACGCCACGGCCTTCTTCTATGACTATAAGGATTATCAGGTTTCCCAGATCGTCGATCGTATTTCGTTAAACGAAAATTTCGACGCGCAGAGCTGGGGGCTCGAATTCGAAGCGGCATGGCGCCCCTCGCGCGCATTCCGGATCGATACCAATCTCGGCTATCTCAGGACACGGCTCAAAAAAGGTGCGCGGTCGATCGACGTGATGAATCGCACTCAGGGCAATTCGGACTGGGTCGTGTTGCGGCCGTGGATCCAGGTGCCGTCCAATTGCATCGCACCGCGCGAACATGTCGAAGCCATTCTCAATTCACCCTTTGTCGGCAGTGGGCTCGACGTTCTCATGCTCGGCGCATTATGCGGTGGATCCCGCGGCTTCGGGAGCTTCGATCCCAATGTCGAGACCGGTTTGCACTATGATCAATTCCTCGGCTTTACCTATAATCCGCTGACCGACGCGCCCAATGGCGGTCGCGGCTTCTATGCCGATCTGGAGGGCAACGAACTGCCCAATGCTCCACGTCTGACTTTCAATGTCGGTGCACAATACACGTTCTTCATCGACGATTGGAACCTGACATTCCGCGGGGACTATTATCGCCAATCAGCGAGCTGGGGTCGCGTCTATAACACAGCTTATGACCGCCTGAAGCCTTGGGACAACACGAATTTGGCCATCACTTTTGCGCGGCCAGAGTCGGACCTCGCCTTTCAGTTCTACATCAAGAACGTGTTCAACAACACGCCGATCTCCGACTTCTTCACCAACAGCGATGATACCGGACTCTCCACCAACGTGTTCACGCTGGATCCGCGCATCATCGGTTTCAGCGTCAGTAAGCGTTTCTAA
- a CDS encoding 2OG-Fe dioxygenase family protein: MNIGSEADPRLTLELAAQGFVRPAPGAIDWLPTPALDSSWKSFADSWNRLGLDRYMADGGRYRRRRHAALAITPDAIARKPHQPHFQSRDYNQLNGDVQRWFEPMEDALTDSPMMQQLLRGATLCFEGAGESAAAAHWHVELHQFRIETTAQSPGRPTPEGMHRDGVDWVLVMLVDRLNADEGVTEIQIADRPEIDRFTLAAPGDAVLLDDHRVMHGVTPIRPIDADRPAYRDVFVATWRAEGSG, from the coding sequence GTGAACATTGGAAGCGAGGCCGATCCTCGCCTGACGCTTGAGCTTGCCGCGCAGGGCTTTGTTCGTCCGGCGCCTGGCGCGATCGATTGGTTGCCGACACCAGCCCTGGATTCGAGCTGGAAGAGTTTCGCGGACTCGTGGAATCGGCTCGGTCTCGATCGATATATGGCTGATGGCGGTCGCTATCGCCGACGCCGTCACGCTGCCTTGGCGATCACGCCGGACGCGATCGCGCGAAAGCCGCACCAGCCCCATTTTCAGAGCCGTGACTATAATCAGCTGAATGGAGATGTGCAGCGCTGGTTCGAGCCGATGGAGGACGCCCTTACCGACAGCCCGATGATGCAGCAGCTGCTCCGCGGCGCGACGCTCTGTTTCGAGGGCGCCGGCGAAAGCGCTGCGGCCGCTCATTGGCATGTCGAACTGCATCAGTTTCGGATCGAGACCACGGCGCAGAGCCCTGGTCGTCCGACCCCCGAAGGAATGCATCGCGACGGGGTCGATTGGGTTTTGGTGATGCTGGTCGATCGACTGAACGCCGATGAAGGCGTGACCGAGATTCAGATTGCCGATCGGCCGGAGATCGACCGCTTCACCCTGGCCGCACCGGGTGACGCGGTGCTTCTGGATGACCATCGGGTGATGCACGGCGTAACGCCGATCCGACCGATCGATGCGGACAGGCCGGCGTATCGCGATGTTTTCGTCGCGACATGGAGGGCGGAAGGCTCTGGCTGA
- a CDS encoding sigma-70 family RNA polymerase sigma factor has product MNDRQPDMAAHIRHWRPALMSFFLKRVHNHAEAEDLTQETFARVFGGSGAEAGLHAGYIFQIAANLLRDRSRRSRVRTEQYDTVRMLYGQGVDWLDPEKIAVGRSAVAQVMRSLRDLPERTRTIFVLYRIENIDKRVIGESFGISPSAVEKHVARATVHLMTRAREVSK; this is encoded by the coding sequence TTGAACGACCGCCAACCCGACATGGCCGCCCATATCCGCCACTGGCGGCCGGCGTTGATGTCGTTTTTCCTCAAGCGCGTGCACAATCACGCCGAGGCGGAGGACCTGACTCAGGAGACGTTTGCGCGGGTGTTCGGCGGTTCCGGCGCGGAGGCCGGCCTGCACGCCGGTTATATCTTTCAGATTGCCGCCAACCTGCTGCGCGACCGGTCGCGCCGGTCGCGCGTGCGCACCGAACAATATGACACGGTGCGCATGCTCTACGGCCAGGGCGTCGACTGGCTCGATCCGGAGAAGATCGCGGTCGGCCGCAGCGCCGTCGCGCAAGTCATGCGCTCGCTGCGCGACTTGCCCGAACGCACCCGCACCATCTTCGTCCTTTATCGCATCGAAAACATCGACAAGCGCGTGATCGGGGAAAGCTTCGGCATTTCCCCGAGCGCGGTCGAAAAACATGTGGCGCGCGCCACGGTCCATCTGATGACGCGCGCCCGGGAAGTTTCAAAATGA
- a CDS encoding FecR domain-containing protein produces the protein MNSAAYQDPVDTDEQAALWCLRLGEGRLDAEQRRAFDEWMASDEAHVVAFEEAVAIWHGIDDVADMPEMIRYRGEAVEALRRANASRWARGTRWGWTTGGWASAAAACAAVLLIAMVYLFHDPMTSYSTGIGERRIVQLEDGTKLTLDAATQVNVRMDRNSRRLELVSGRAKFDVAHDALRPLSVLARNRLTLATGTSFSVELFKEQMRVVLYEGRVEVMAQAADGTRRNILPAAGQAGPTLVPGNQLIASTSGAATRIAPTDVSRSLSWESGQLTFDGESLALAVDRMNRDSREKLVIADPRIASYTVNGVFLGADAAAFVEGICALHPVQATHEQGKIVLSYRAS, from the coding sequence ATGAATTCAGCAGCATATCAGGATCCGGTCGATACCGACGAACAGGCGGCCTTGTGGTGCCTCCGGCTCGGCGAAGGGCGGCTCGACGCCGAGCAACGCCGCGCCTTCGATGAATGGATGGCGTCGGACGAGGCGCATGTCGTTGCGTTCGAAGAGGCGGTCGCGATCTGGCACGGCATCGACGATGTCGCCGACATGCCGGAGATGATCCGTTATCGCGGCGAAGCGGTCGAGGCGCTGCGCCGCGCCAATGCCAGCCGCTGGGCGCGCGGTACGCGCTGGGGATGGACGACGGGCGGATGGGCCAGCGCTGCCGCGGCCTGCGCGGCGGTGCTGCTCATCGCCATGGTGTATCTGTTTCACGATCCGATGACTTCCTATTCGACCGGCATCGGCGAGCGCCGCATCGTCCAACTCGAGGACGGGACGAAGCTCACCCTGGACGCCGCGACTCAGGTCAATGTGCGGATGGACCGCAACAGCCGGCGCCTCGAACTCGTCTCGGGCCGCGCCAAGTTCGATGTCGCGCATGACGCGTTGCGCCCGCTCAGCGTACTCGCGCGCAACCGGCTGACGCTCGCCACGGGTACGTCGTTCAGCGTCGAACTGTTCAAGGAACAGATGCGCGTCGTGCTCTACGAAGGCCGTGTCGAGGTGATGGCGCAGGCCGCGGACGGCACGCGGCGCAACATCCTGCCCGCGGCCGGGCAGGCCGGTCCGACGCTCGTACCGGGCAATCAGCTGATCGCCTCGACCAGCGGCGCCGCGACGCGCATCGCGCCGACCGATGTCTCGCGCTCATTGTCATGGGAAAGCGGCCAGCTCACCTTTGACGGTGAATCGCTCGCGCTGGCGGTCGACCGGATGAATCGCGACAGCCGCGAAAAGCTGGTCATCGCCGATCCGCGGATCGCGTCCTACACCGTCAATGGCGTTTTCCTGGGTGCCGACGCCGCGGCCTTTGTCGAAGGCATTTGCGCGCTGCACCCGGTGCAGGCGACGCATGAACAAGGGAAGATCGTGCTCAGCTATCGCGCCAGTTGA
- the nth gene encoding endonuclease III, giving the protein MKRADVVEFYARLAADNPHPETELAYGNPYQLLVAVALSAQSTDVGVNKATRLLFAEVDTPARMVALGEAELKQHIKTIGLFNTKAKNVIALSEALIRDHGGQVPDDRDALEKLPGVGRKTANVVLNTAFGHETFAVDTHIFRVGNRTGLARGKTPLAVELVLDKVTPQPFRLHAHHWLILHGRYTCKARTPECWRCIVCDLCAFKPKTPAPKGAPRQET; this is encoded by the coding sequence GTGAAACGCGCCGATGTCGTCGAGTTCTACGCCCGCCTCGCCGCCGACAACCCGCACCCCGAAACCGAGCTCGCGTACGGCAATCCGTACCAACTGCTTGTCGCCGTCGCGCTGTCCGCGCAGTCGACCGATGTCGGCGTCAACAAGGCGACCCGGTTGCTGTTCGCGGAGGTCGACACGCCCGCCAGGATGGTTGCGCTGGGCGAGGCCGAACTCAAGCAGCACATCAAGACGATCGGCCTGTTCAACACCAAGGCGAAGAACGTCATTGCCTTGTCCGAGGCGCTGATCCGCGACCATGGCGGGCAAGTGCCAGACGATCGCGACGCGCTGGAGAAGCTGCCCGGGGTCGGGCGCAAGACCGCCAATGTCGTGCTCAACACCGCGTTCGGACATGAGACTTTCGCGGTCGACACGCACATCTTCCGCGTCGGCAACCGCACCGGTCTCGCGCGCGGCAAGACCCCGCTGGCGGTCGAGCTGGTGCTCGACAAGGTGACGCCGCAGCCGTTCCGGCTCCATGCGCATCACTGGCTGATTCTACACGGGCGTTACACGTGCAAGGCGCGTACACCGGAATGCTGGCGTTGCATCGTTTGCGACCTGTGTGCGTTCAAACCCAAGACGCCGGCGCCTAAAGGCGCACCGCGCCAGGAGACCTGA
- a CDS encoding arylesterase yields MVQPAAAQPAAKAPPAPLIWALGDSLTAGYGLPPEQGFTPRLQAALRRAGVAATVRNGGVAGDTAAQARARLRWGLRGLGVTPVLVIVELGANDMLRGLPVAQAKANLDAILTELKRRRIPVLLAGMRAAPNLGPDYVRAFEAMYPALARAHGVPLYPFFLDGVAGNRRLLQADGLHPTARGVEIMVARILPSVRRALR; encoded by the coding sequence ATCGTTCAACCGGCGGCCGCGCAACCCGCGGCAAAGGCGCCGCCCGCGCCGCTGATCTGGGCGTTGGGCGATAGCCTCACCGCGGGGTATGGCCTGCCGCCCGAACAAGGCTTCACGCCGCGGCTTCAGGCGGCGCTGCGCCGCGCGGGGGTCGCCGCGACGGTGCGCAATGGCGGCGTCGCGGGCGACACCGCGGCACAGGCGCGCGCGCGACTACGCTGGGGCCTGCGCGGGCTCGGCGTCACGCCGGTTCTGGTGATCGTCGAACTCGGCGCGAACGACATGCTGCGCGGCCTGCCGGTCGCGCAGGCAAAGGCCAATCTCGACGCGATCCTGACCGAACTGAAGCGCCGCCGCATCCCCGTCCTGCTCGCCGGCATGCGCGCCGCGCCCAATCTCGGCCCCGACTATGTCCGCGCGTTCGAGGCGATGTACCCCGCCCTCGCCCGGGCGCACGGCGTGCCGCTCTACCCTTTCTTCCTCGACGGCGTGGCGGGCAATCGCCGCCTGCTTCAGGCGGATGGGTTGCATCCGACGGCGCGCGGAGTGGAGATCATGGTGGCGCGGATCTTGCCGAGTGTGCGCCGGGCGCTTCGCTGA
- the dapB gene encoding 4-hydroxy-tetrahydrodipicolinate reductase yields MIGIGIIGSAGRMGQALAAAIPDLGATLVGGIDAGGDPAALAQGADVLIDFSAPSALEATLAAARRSGTPILIGTTGLGPAHHALIDAAAADIAVLQTGNVSLGVTLLAQLVRDAAARLGPDWDIEILEMHHRHKVDAPSGTALLLGEAAAEGRGIALAEAKVADRSGLTGARSEGTIGFASLRGGSVAGDHLVVFAGEGERIEIGHRAENRAIFARGAVTAALWLAGQPAGRYTMAEVLGL; encoded by the coding sequence ATCATCGGGATCGGCATCATCGGCAGCGCGGGGCGCATGGGCCAGGCGCTGGCCGCGGCGATCCCCGATCTCGGCGCGACCTTGGTCGGCGGGATCGACGCGGGCGGCGACCCGGCCGCGCTGGCGCAGGGTGCCGACGTCCTGATCGACTTCTCCGCTCCGTCCGCGCTGGAGGCGACGCTCGCCGCGGCGCGCAGATCGGGCACGCCGATCCTGATCGGCACCACCGGCCTCGGCCCCGCGCACCATGCGCTGATCGACGCGGCGGCGGCCGACATCGCCGTGCTGCAGACCGGCAATGTCTCGCTCGGCGTCACCCTGCTTGCGCAGCTGGTGCGCGACGCCGCCGCGCGGCTCGGCCCCGACTGGGATATCGAGATCCTCGAGATGCATCACCGCCACAAGGTCGACGCGCCATCAGGTACCGCGCTGCTGCTCGGTGAAGCTGCCGCCGAGGGACGCGGCATCGCTTTGGCCGAGGCCAAGGTCGCCGACCGGTCGGGCCTGACCGGCGCGCGCAGCGAGGGAACGATCGGCTTTGCGTCTTTGCGCGGCGGATCGGTCGCCGGCGACCACCTCGTCGTCTTCGCCGGTGAAGGCGAGCGGATCGAGATCGGCCACCGCGCGGAGAACCGCGCGATCTTCGCGCGTGGCGCGGTCACCGCCGCCTTGTGGTTGGCGGGACAGCCGGCGGGCCGCTACACCATGGCGGAAGTGCTCGGTCTGTGA